From Elaeis guineensis isolate ETL-2024a chromosome 16, EG11, whole genome shotgun sequence, a single genomic window includes:
- the LOC105033410 gene encoding 4-hydroxy-3-methylbut-2-en-1-yl diphosphate synthase (ferredoxin), chloroplastic has translation MAAGTVPAFPGLKTGDCGLSFAKSIDFARVSCAPGPQRLKFRRAKVPVMRNAISGSDTVQMQPASEGSPLLVPRQKYCESVHKTVRRKTRTVMVGNVALGSEHPIRIQTMTTSDTKDVAKTVEEVMRIADKGADLVRITVQGRKEADACFEIKNSLLQKNYNIPLVADIHFAPSVALRVAECFDKIRVNPGNFADRRAQFQKIEYTEEDYQKELEHIEQVFSPLVEKCKKYGRAMRIGTNHGSLSDRIMSYYGDSPRGMVESAFEFARICRKLDFHNFVFSMKASNPVVMVQAYRMLVAEMYVQGWDYPLHLGVTEAGEGEDGRMKSAIGIGTLLQDGLGDTIRVSLTEPPEEEIDPCRRLANLGMQAANVQKGVVPFEEKHRRYFDFQRRSGQLPVQKEGEEVDYRGVLHRDGSVLMSVSLDKLKAPEILYKSLAAKLVVGMPFKDLATVDSILLRELPSIEDVDSRLALKRLIDISMGVLTPLSEQLTKPLPHAIVLVDLKELSTGAYKLLPEGTRLACTIRGDEPYEELDILKDVDGITMLLHDLPYGEDKISRIHAARRLFEYLEDNVLNFPVIHHIQFPEGIHRDDLVITAGSYAGALLVDGLGDGVLLEASDQDFDFLRNTSFNLLQGCRMRNTKTEYVSCPSCGRTLFDLQDISAQIREKTSHLPGVSIAIMGCIVNGPGEMADADFGYVGGAPGKIDLYVGKTVVKRGIAMEHATEALIQLIKDNGRWVDPPTNE, from the exons ATGGCTGCGGGAACAGTTCCTGCTTTTCCTGGTCTCAAGACCGGGGATTGCGGCTTGAGCTTTGCAAAGAGCATAGACTTTGCAAGGGTTTCTTGTGCTCCTGGTCCGCAGAGGTTGAAGTTTCGGAGAGCCAAGGTGCCTGTGATGAGGAATGCCATTTCAGGTTCAGATACCGTTCAGATGCAGCCTGCTTCAGAAGGAAGTCCTCTCCTAG TTCCCAGACAGAAGTACTGCGAATCAGTACACAAGACCGTCAGGAGAAAAACCCGTACTGTGATGGTTGGAAACGTGGCTCTTGGCAGTGAGCATCCTATAAGAATTCAGACAATGACTACTTCCGACACCAAAGATGTGGCTAAAACCGTTGAGGAG GTAATGAGAATAGCAGATAAAGGAGCAGATTTGGTCCGTATTACAGTTCAGGGAAGGAAAGAAGCAGATGCTTGCTTTGAAATCAAGAACAGTCTTCTTCAGAAAAA CTATAATATTCCTCTTGTGGCTGATATCCATTTTGCTCCTTCGGTTGCACTGAGAGTGGCCGAATGCTTTGACAAGATCCGTGTCAACCCGGGAAATTTTG CTGATAGGAGGGCTCAGTTTCAGAAGATAGAGTACACTGAGGAAGATTATCAGAAAGAGCTTGAGCATATTGAACAG GTTTTCTCTCCATTGGTTGAAAAATGTAAGAAATATGGGCGGGCAATGCGTATCGGAACAAATCATGGAAGTCTTTCTGATCGTATAATGAGTTATTATGGTGATTCTCCTAGGGGAATG GTTGAGTCTGCATTTGAGTTTGCAAGGATCTGCCGTAAGTTGGATTTTCACAATTTTGTCTTCTCAATGAAGGCAAGTAATCCAGTAGTCATGGTCCAAGCATATCGAATGCTTGTCGCTGAGATGTATGTTCAAGGGTGGGACTATCCTTTGCACTTAGGAGTTACTGAAGCTGGTGAAGGTGAAGATGGACGAATGAAATCTGCTATTGGCATTGGAACTCTTCTTCAG GATGGGTTGGGGGATACAATCCGGGTCTCCCTCACAGAACCACCAGAGGAAGAGATTGATCCTTGCAGAAGACTAGCTAACCTGGGCATGCAAGCTGCAAACGTTCAAAAAGGAGTT GTTCCTTTTGAAGAGAAGCATAGACGTTACTTTGATTTCCAACGTAGAAGTGGTCAATTACCAGTGCAGAAGGAG GGTGAAGAGGTGGATTACCGAGGAGTCCTGCATCGTGATGGCTCTGTTCTTATGTCAGTGTCGTTGGATAAGTTGAAG GCACCAGAAATTCTTTACAAATCTCTTGCAGCAAAGCTTGTTGTTGGCATGCCATTCAAG GATCTGGCAACGGTAGACTCAATTCTTCTGCGAGAGCTTCCATCAATAGAAGATGTTGATTCT AGGTTAGCTCTTAAAAGGTTGATCGATATAAGTATGGGTGTTTTGACTCCATTGTCAGAACAGCTGACAAAGCCTCTTCCTCATGCCATTGTCCTTGTAGACCTCAAGGAACTCTCCACTGGTGCATACAAGCTTTTGCCAGAAG GCACTCGATTAGCTTGCACCATCCGTGGGGATGAACCCTACGAGGAGCTAGACATCCTAAAAGACGTCGATGGTATAACAATGTTGCTGCATGATCTTCCCTATGGCGAAGACAAAATCAGCAGGATTCATGCTGCGAGGAG GCTATTTGAATATTTAGAAGATAATGTGCTAAACTTCCCAGTAATCCATCATATACAATTTCCTGAAGGGATCCATAG AGATGATCTGGTCATCACTGCTGGGAGCTATGCTGGTGCTCTTTTAGTTGACGGCCTTGGGGATGGAGTACTGCTTGAggcttctgatcaagattttgactTCTTGAGAAATACATCTTTTAACTTACTTCAGGGTTGCAGAATGCGCAACACAAAAACC GAGTATGTCTCATGCCCATCCTGTGGCCGTACACTGTTTGATCTTCAAGACATAAGTGCCCAAATTAGGGAAAAGACATCACACTTGCCTGGCGTTTCA ATTGCAATCATGGGTTGTATTGTGAATGGGCCAGGAGAGATGGCTGATGCAGATTTTGGATATGTTGGTGGTGCTCCAGGAAAGATTGATCTCTATGTTGGGAAG ACGGTGGTGAAGCGAGGTATTGCAATGGAGCATGCAACTGAAGCATTAATTCAGCTGATAAAAGACAATGGTCGTTGGGTTGATCCACCTACCAACGAATAA